GTAGAAATCTCTTAGGAAAACCAGCTGTTTCTTGGTGTCTTTATCCTGGTTATGCTTCTGTTGAATCTAAAACTTTGGCTTTTACTGCCTGGTGGTCATGTTATGGTAGTTAGTTTTAGATAAGAATGATTCGGTGTTACACATTGGAActtagctttgttttttttttttttttttaagttgtatcCCTGATGGCCCTCAAGAGTTTTATGAAGTTGTGCCGAATGTGAATTCGGTGGTATTGTTTCTTACCACAGTTATGACAAGGGAATCTGGTTATTGGAATTATTGAAGCCGGTTCAGTGATTCGTAATGTTTTGGCCTTGATCCAGGCAGTGAAGGTTAATTAATCATATgcaatgcttttctttgcaatGAGAATACAAATTAGTTGTTTCTTTGTGCTATGTGAAGGATCAGAGAAACTGAACTTAACCTGTGAACTTAAATCTTTCCAGCTAGCCTGTTCCAAATCAGAATGTCACTTGTGCATGTTACATGGTGTCTAAAATGCATCATGTTGAGAGAAATCGTGCACTTCTACCCATTATTTTCTGGAGAAATGGGTATTGTTGCTCTCAGATTCTGAGTGAATCTGCATGAAATTAATCTTAAAAATGCTGAAGTCTGACATTcagacttgccttttttttttaacaagcaggATGTAAACgtttttctgtactttttacaAGATTACAATTACATAATCTGTACACGTTATTAACTTCAactcttttttcccttgcaaCCGACTATACAGCGACCAGCTACATTTACCAAAGCCTGGGTGATGTGGAGTGGTACATAAAGATGAAGCTGTCGTCATGGCAACAGTGAGTGAAGTATCGAAAATCCCCAAGGAGAAGCCAGTGCTCTGAGAATAGGTCACTGGAATCGGGGGACTAACAGGTTGGCCGCTGGTGAACCATTTGGAAGAACTCCTGTATCTTGTTataagcttttttctttgctgtccaGGTTTTTAGAATACTAGCTTAATCTTTTTTTATCTGAAGCTAACACTTAGGCTGTAGTTAGTTTCTCACACACAACCCAGAACTGAAACAGTCAGTTAGGCTGCTGTACTTTCTTTTCGTCTCTAGTCTAGTACTTCTGTTAACTGAAGCTCTTAACCTACACATGAAGTTTGAGTAGTTTGAGTaggcttgcttgctttcttaaacAGTTTTGGGTTCTCGGTTCCACTTTCTGGCTCTGTATAATTGCAGTTTGAATTCATAGTAAAACATGCCTTCACAAGGATACGGAAGTCTTGAATTTGTAACActatttatataaattattatgTAAGCAGTCCCTTATATGTACGTGTTTGCAGAACTGGGAATTGCAttggaattttctttttgtaagacCTGAGTTACTGCTAGGTGGTATTTCTAATACTGAGAAGTAAGAAAAAGCTAAAAAGTGTTTTGGACaagcatattttcttttggaTCTTTCACGAGCATATGTCATGTAGTACTGCATGTAAAAATGTTTGTGTGCATGGAGAAAAGCTCGTAttatgaaaatactgctttttaaaaaattgtgtgCTGAATCTTCTGTGTTCTGAGCGAAGTGCAACTATTGTTTAACATGTAGAATGTAGTTTGAAgttgattttatttctcttaaatGTGCCTGAAAGCTGCAGAAAGTCCTTATGAGACTGGAACCAAATGTGACTTGTCGTGTAATCTCACAAATGTTGGTTTGAGATGCTCAGTCAGCCATTCTTTACTTACGTTGCAGCAAACAGGTTCATGCAGTCATGTTGGAAGTGGCCTGTATTAATAATGCACACTACTTAGTGTTCTTCAAACTGTTCCATAAATCTACGGTGCTTGTATTTACAATGTTGGAGACAAACATAGAACTCAGTTTCTTCTCTCTTACTGACTGGCATGAGAGAGATCTGGTCTTTGAAATGAGATGCTGATGTTATGCTGTACTTGTCAGAAGTACTTTTTGCATTATGAACAAAACTACATGGCAGGGCACTCTTCCTCCAAAGTATTAGACACTCCAAAGATGGCAAATTTTAGTATTACATCAAATGAAGCCGTAGCTGTGTCGAGAACTTAGCTTTCATTTGTcacagggatttaaaaaaaaggaatttgtaatttatttattgttaCAAACACATTACAGTGTGCGTTAATCTTTTGGGTTGTTACACAATCACTAAATCCTGATGAAGTTTTGCAACTAAATGTTGAGTCGACTTACCAGAATGGGCACTGTGTGCTCCCTGTTCTTAAGTCTAAAGTCTTGCCTGGAGCTCTAGTGCTGATCTGTAAGAACAGATTCAAAGTAAGAATTTGTAATGCTACTTGGTTATATAGGGCTTGAAGCTTATATTTTATATGTAAgcttataaattatttttctctggtttgttACTTGGACCTAAAATGGTTGCTGCTTGGACTGAGAACTAAGTGCAGCAAATGCAGTAGCAaagttcctctttttttcttagtagGAAAGCTGAGAAGTTTTGCAAAGGGAAATCTCTGAAGTTTCCAACTTCTAAATAATTATGCATACCAACACTTGGGAGTTTATGGCAAAAGTACTAAATTGGTAAATCTTAATAGACTGGGGAACCTGACTTTTGCCAGTAATAAGGTGCAGTAAAgtcttctgcagattttttttttttgcataagtgGGTAAAAGCCTGCATTTGTCTTTCTATTTCTGGAAGTACTGTCTGGATAAACTGATGTTTTTCATGGCTTTTAGATCTCTAGAACTTGGGTGTCGTAAGTGACCAGAGTAACGGGGGATGACAGTAAAGCACACTTTCGAGTGTCTTAATTTCGAGTTTCCTATCACTTTGCTGTTGAACGTGTACAACCAAAGTATGAACTGTTGTGCTGGTCCCATGGCCCTGTAGAAGGACAGTGAAAACTTAAAATGCAGTAAGGCCCACAGTCTTTACTGTTGCACTTTGAGCTACCTTGTTGTGTTTTCATAATACTGACTTTCTTACATAGCTTTCAGAGAATGCAGAGACATGTAGAAGATAGTAATACTCCAGCAGGTTGTTGGATGATTCCATGCAGTTATGTTGTCccgttgttgattttttttttttttagactggaAGTCATAGCTGCCCTGTTTCATCCAAGATTTGTCACCTCTGATGAAGTGTTCTGCTAACAAGATAAGCTAAGCCTGGACACCTAAACTTGCTCTGAATCATGCCTTACAGATCCTGTTAATGCCAGTGATCTCTAGATAAGTAAAGCAGTATTGGAGGAAACGTTGTTATAAAACCCAGTATAGTTAGTTGAAATCAATTGGAAGTGAATCAGTTTCACTGATTTGAAGAACTTCAGCTTGGTTCTTCCAGTCTCCTACTCCAGAGCATTGTGTTCAGATAGCCTTTGTACTTCTGGAGCGTTCAGATAAAATCATAGCCTCTCTACTGAAGTAGTTACCTTAAAGGagctttaaaagtttttcttttccagttaatttatgggaataaaaaaaaaacccaaccaaaaaaaccccaaacaaacaaaaaccccaataTTTGACTAGGTTATATTTAAAATCACAGTCTTTGTAGACTTGCCCTGATGAGCGAGAGTAACACTTGACTAGTGAAGTTACTCTTATGTAACatggaaaacactgcattttttttaggAGACAGAAGTAGTAAGTCTTGAATTGTAGGTCCTGCCTGGCACCAAGAAGCTGCAGTAGTTCATTTCAGACCTCCTGGGAGCTGCTTCTCAGCCCcttggggagagcagggagagctCACGCTTTAAGTGCATGGTGATACAACATGATGCTTTTATTAGTGAAGTGGATGGCTTGTTGTATCCTTTGACTAATGGTAATAAGCATCCTTCCAGGTGACTGCAGAAGTCTTAGCATAAATTCTGGGTTATTGAAGTTGGGAAGCCCTTCAGCTAGCCTTGTAATTAAATTGACCCTTTCTTCCTGGGGTGGGACCCTAGGTTTTTGGAGTGTTTTTCTGCTGTGAGCTATTGGGGAAGAGAAGTGTGATCCACTTGTGGAACTTGCATGGAATCAAAAAAAGACAAGTTAGTagtgaaatattttgtctgataaaacagaagctgtattttgaatccactttgcattacttttttttttcttttgaaggtaaTGTAAGATAAATTTGTCACCAGTGCTTGGGGTGTACTAGGTTCATCACGTAAACAGACTGATTTATTAGAGTGTAACTAGTTGCAATAACATTCTTCCGTGTTGGAAAGCATGTGGAATATGCAAGGCGTATTACAAACAGGGAAAAAGCTGGTCTGTCTTGAGGGAGTGGATTAAAAAACACCATGTGGAATGTTGAAAGGTCAAGTCTAAGCATGGACaaagaaaagaatatgaaatgGAGTATGACATTTGTGCATGAAGCATACAGCAAGTtactttaaagtttaaaaaaatgctttggagaGTTCAGGTGTTGGATTTGGAATGAATTAGGACTTGATAGTGGTAGACTTAGGAATCTTTCTTTGTGAAATGAGCTCTtgttttgcaaatgcaaacagCAGAAGTGACATGATACCCACTGATTAGTGGGTGCAGCGTTCAGAATCGCAGGCAGATCTGTCACCATTTCAGAGGTTAAATTCTTTGCTTTACTAGGCTTTTTGTATATCAGAGTAGCAGGGCTGTCTTGTTCTCTGAAGATCTGAATCATCTTGTCTTAGAGTGCATAGGAAACTGAAATTTGTAGAGCACAAGCTTGCTACTTtaatatcagtaaaaaaaaacTGTTCTAGCTTACTTCTGCTTTGAAGTCCTACCTAGCAAAGGTAGTTGTATCACACTCCTCCCCCACCTCTGTCATGAAGCGTAAAGGTTCTTTGAGATCTTCACTGTAAAGTGGACTTCTGTTCCAGCAGCTGGACCAGCATAGTTTGCATACACGGtagcaaaagactttttttttttttttatcttagtCATCTAATCTGTAGCTAGTCAAAAGCAGAAACTAAACTAGTTTATCTAAACTTGGACAGCACAAGATTAATGCTTAAACTTGCTTGCAGGAGTTGAAAACCGGTTTCTGTTGCCATTAGTTGGTTGGAAGGGAAAACAGAGATGCTGCTATTTTTGGATATGcaaaacagttttgattttatttcttgcaaactATAGGACTCCAAGCCCCCTGATACTTGATCAGAACTACATAAACACCAAAAATCAAGTAATCAAAGCAGAAAGGAGGGTACTGAAGGAGTTGGGATTTTGTGTTCATGTCAAGCATCCACATAAGGTGAGTTATCAAAGATAATATTATTGTGAATATTATTCCACCTTGATGGCATCATTGTGAGCTGTGGGACAAGAAACACGGGTGTAAAATGACTGATTTCGTCTCTTTAATTCCTAGTAGTTATCATGAATGCTTTTGCCACAGTGCTTGGGCAAATAGTCATACTGAGTTTGGTAGAAGTTGCTTCCTTGGGAAATGTTAAAGGTGACTGTTTTTGAAAATCATACAAAAGTAGTAAAAGAACTGTCTCAACATGATTGGATGACGTGAGCTTACAGTGTATGCTTAAAAAAAGAGGAGACACAATTGTTTTGGAATACTGTTTGATTATACATAGTTACTTCCTTACTGTTGCTTTATATGTTAAAActgagtctgtctttttttttttttttttccccttattccTCAGATCATTGTTATGTATTTACAAGTCTTAGAATGTGAACGTAATCAAACCCTGGTACAGACAGCCTGGTAAGttgttattttccattcttttcctaGCCAGGAAAATAGTAGCAGAAATAACAAGCCTGACGATCCATATGCAAAGCAATGAGATGTAAGTTATTACACAAATATatacttccaaaatattttagtgCTTGTTTCTGCTTACTATTTTCATGGCTTGATTCCAATATAGTAATGGAGAACTCAATttaactttgttcttttttctacTCTTTAATTAAAGGGTAGTCCATGATGGTAAGTCATAGAGCTCTGCCCTCTGCACCTCAGCCCATGACCTGGGGATGGCCTGTTTGGCTGCCCTTCTCTCCAGCCAACCCAGTGCAAGCTCTCATCCGAGATTCACTGAAGTGGTCCATATCCATCGGGCAGCATCTTCTAGTTCTGTCTGGGTGTCGAAAGGATTTGTATATTTGCTTTTAGAAGTAactgttaaaaatgtttctaaatgtaTTTGTTGCCTAACTACTGTATACTGTAGTGTATTTAAAGGACACGTGGGGTCAACTTTCTGCCAACATCTATTTAGTTGACTTAGCATTTGGCTAAActtgagtttaaaaacaaaaagacaattacAGTGCATGCAGCATGTTCACTTAGAAGCCATATTGGGCATGGTTTTCTGTAGAGTCAATACTTACTGACTGCTGTTCGTTTCTTTCCTGTAGCTCAGTAACTTAGAAATCGATGGAGGTCTCTGCTGTTTAAATGTATCTCTTGGCATGTATTGCTTGGCAGTGCCACTGTGGTGGAAGAACAGTAGCTTAGTGAAGTGGGAGACCCATTACTAACTTGCAGGTCTTTTTCCAACACTCAGTGAGCAAATTGGACGCTTCTCTTTCTGGATGAAGTTAATGTGACTCGAGGCACACATAGGATTTAAGTGCAATGTTTTATGAACTTTAGAGGTTGCATCTAGCCTCTGGAAAATGGTAGGTTACAACTATACCATGCTTTCATGCTTGCATTTGAGTTTTAAgcatactgatttttaaatacaagaacaCTGGTGTTTAAAGCAAACAGCTGCACAGATGAAAAGTACTTGTTAGATTGTTAACTCAATGGACACTTCATGGTATAACTTAACGTACCTACCTAGGAAGTAGCCATTACATACTATTACTTGCATTGGGGTTTCAAAACAATGGCAATGGTGCAAACTTTGTTACAGAAGTAACAGATGTAAACATCAAATGCAATAATTTGAAAGAAACCAAGTGTTTAatataataacagaaaaaataataaagtcaaTTGAGTCTCCAGTATTGTTATCCTCTAAATAAAATGATATAAACCTGAGATCCAActtttcctaaatttttttttttttaggaattacATGAATGACAGCCTTCGAACAAATGTGTTTGTTCGCTTTCAGCCAGAGACTATAGCATGTGCTTGCATTTATCTTGCTGCTAGAGCTCTGCAGGTGAGTATTCATCTGTCTTTAGTTAGCATTGCCTTTTATTGCTACTAATTTGGTTTcaagaaaattaatggaaatatttaaaacaaaagcctgGTCTGTAATCTCTATTACTAAGctctcagtgttttgttttgtttttctttgcagattcCACTACCTACCCGCCCTCACTGGTTCTTGCTCTTTGGCACCACAGAAGAGGAGATTCAGGAGATATGCTTAACAACTCTTAAGCTCTATACCAGAAAGAAGGTAACTTTGAGatgtttgttcttccttttcagtgcAGCTTGAGCTGCCTTATGGTTGTCTAAGTGTGTTTGGGAACACCTGCATATAAATCTACTAATTGGAAAGGCTCTGCTGTATGGCTTCTCCTCTGAGGGGCATGTGAGAACAAATGATGGAAGTTAGTTACGTTACTGGACAGATGATTAAAAGATAattaagtatttttcaaaaatgagattaaaatatgGATTGCAGTAGTTCAGCTTCTTACCGCATTATTACTTTAACAGCCCAATTATGAATTCCTGGATAAAGaagtagaaaagaggaaaatggcACTACAGGAAGCTAAACTGAAGGCAAAAGGTTTAAATCCGGATGGAACTCCAGCACTCTCAACACTGGGTGGCTTTTCTCCTGCATCCAAACCATGTAAGTTGGTTTTCTGAACAGAAACTTGCATAATGCTATTTGATAAGTCTTCTAAATCTGTGTCCcaaggtgttttaaaaaaaaaaaaagtaggtttgcTTCTGTTAGACAATTGAGGCTTTCTTACAGAACTGAGAAGCAAgacaaatctttcttttttcaaaacacaaattttACAAACAGTTTCAATACCTTGAAATAGCAGATTAGAGGGAAACAGGGTGCTTTACTCCATACTTCCACAGGTGGGAGAGTGATATATTAGTAATATGCACCCTTAAGATAATTATGTTAATGAAAAATGTCTAGACCCAGGAGTTTGCTGTATCTTACTGTGTTGTGAAGAGAGACTCAGGATTTAATCTGTGGGGGATGGTGTAGCAATAGCCTTCATGGTTCCTTTTGCAGTGGATATCTCTGgaaattgctttctctttcttttttttaatgtacttgtCAACTGTTAAGTATCTTGATCCGGCCAGTAAATCTGTCTGAACTCTAATGATACAAAGAACAGACAGGTTTGTCTTGGTGCTTTTACCTCTTAATACTGCTATTGATCTGTAACCTACCAACGAAATTTAAAGGCTGCCATGAGTGTTGGTCTGGTGGTGGTGGGTAAGGCACAGGCCCTTGTTTGTTACATGGCCGCTTCAGGAACTGAAGAACATACTCTGAGAAAGCAATATTTGTAGCAGTTATTCCTCCTTAAGAACAATTCATCTGAGTTTCCACCGGTCTTTGAGCTGGCAAGTGTAAATTTCTCACTAAacaatgaaagctttttcttatttctgtgaaGTGGGAGCCTAGGTGAGAAGAGTTTGAGTGAAAGCAGGACCTCTGGTGGGGTTTTGGAAGACTTCTTACTAGCTGACAAACTGAGGGAAAGCTTCTGACAGAATTCTgcctttctgtattttcacattaaaccTCTGAACCCTATTGAGTGAGGAAGGTGTGGTCATAATGCAGCACCTCTGCCTTACTGTCAGCAGGCCAGATAAAAATGCGTCGTTCTTGCATAGTAGCCCTTCTGTGAAAAGGTGAGTCCATCTCTGGGCTATATCAGCTGACTGTAGAGACAGGTTGATTCTAAACTTAAGTTTTTTATGTATTATATTTGTACCactaatataaaaatgaaatctgtaaTTTTGCTGTTGAGTCTTAATTCTTTCTATAGTATTGGAAATTAACTGTCAAGGTAACAATTTAAGTTATGTATTTGCAGACCTTAAGGGCAGCTTTTATTTTGTACTCCTTGGGCCCTGGTGGACAAAAGCCCGACTGAGCCTGCCTGCTTGGCTTGAAGGTCACAGTATTCTCCCCCCTGCCGGCAGTTGGCTTTAAAGTATGCGTCTCCCCATGAGTATCTTGCTGCAGTGTTCTCTTCTAGGAGTGTACTATAAATGGAAAGATGGAATGAAATAGTAGCTATTGAGTTCATATTTACATTTTGTGCAAATACTGGTAAAGATGTATAAAGGATACAGTATGTTTATTACAAAGTCTATGAATAAAATAcctaattttgaatttaaatctAATTCTCAGCTTCCCCAAGAGAAGTAAAAACTGAAGAGAAGACGCCAGTATCTCTGAATaccaaaaccattaaaaaagaGCCAGAAGAGAGGCAGCAAGCTTCAAAGAGCCCTTACAATGGGTAGGTGAAAATCTCTTCCTGATGAAGAGAAGACTTCTGTAAAAACTGTTTCTTCAACTGAAGTACAGTGAACTACTTTTGAGCTACTTCATGGACGTAAGGAGTACCTCAgaagtgtaacttttttttttttcccctcccccctcccctcccaagcatgagaaaagaaagcaagagaagtagaAGCAGCAGAAGTGCTAGTCGATCTAGGTCAAGAACAAAGTCAAGGTCTCGATCTCACACTCCTAGGCGGCAGTAAGTagtggatttttgtttggttggtgggCGTTtgcagggaggggggcagggtTTTTTGCAGGGGTTGTCTTTTTTGTCATATTTACTTCTCTGGGATATTTTAGCAGGGCATTTCACTTCTAAGAAGTAGGGCCACTCCAAGTGGCTTGTAGATGCTTAACGCAAGCTTCTAATTGCTGGGCCAGCAAAAGTGTGAGACTTGGGTCTGGCTTTAGGCTCTCGGTTCTTGGCGTGAAGCAGTTCTGTTGGTGACTGTGCCACTAATAGTTCAAGTTCTAAAAGCTTTGCCATAAAATGGAAGCTTAAAAGTATCCTAACTGTAGATGTACGTGATGAGTCTATGATGGAGTGAGTGTAAGGTAGTCTTACCCTGTTTGATGATCGTCACAAGGTGTCCGTTACAAATGAGAGCAGTCTCTCAGAACTCAGTCCACTTTGAAGGAGTGAGAAGTGCCATAGGAGCCAGTTTCATGTTTTGCAGCTTTCTTAAAAATGCATGGGAGAATGTATCTTCTGTCAGTGCTGCACGATGCACTGTCTGGCTCTTCAGTGCTCTGCCTCTCTTCTGCGACTGGGGAAAAGGGGGAACTGTGCAGGGTGATGCAGTGATACCTGctgactttaattttttaaagaatcttcAGGCTGACATCTAAGTTGGAAGCTGCCAACTTGGATCTCAGTGAAGGGTTGCCCTGAGTATTGCTGACTGTCAAATCGTTGAAGGGAAAAAGGCAATAACCAATTTGCAATCTGGCGTTGAGGGGAAGATTCCTGACAAGGTCGAACAGTTATGAAAGGCACTGCattctgggtttggtttgggctttttgttttcaaagcaactCCACTCAAAGGCATGTTCTGGGACAGTCACTATCATTCATCAGTTGCctctgtgggagaagcagtctgGTTTCTTTCAGTAACTTGGAAGTTCCTaagcattgatttattttttttattctctcctgtGTTGAAgacatgttttaattttaaacacttttctgTAAGCTACAATAATAGGCGGAGCCTGTCTGGGACGTACAGCTCGAGATCAAGAAGCAGGTCTCGCAGCCACAGTGGCAGCCCTCGCCGACACCACAACCATGGCTCGCCACACCTGAAGACCAAGCATAGTAGGGAGGAGCTGAAGAGTGCAAATAGGCACGgtcataaaaggaaaaagtctCGTTCACGTTCACAGAGCAAATCCAGGGATCATTCTGATGCTGCCAAGAAGCACAGGCACGAGCGGGGACACCACAGAGACAGGCGTGAGAGATCCCGCTCCTTCGAGAGATCTCACAAGGGCAAACACCACGGTAGCGGCCGGTCAGGACACAGCAGGCACAGACGCTGAGGTTTGCACCTGCACCAGATTCTAGTTAAGCCTGTATATAATACAGTAAATGGGACTCTTTGAGAACAAAGGAACCGATTAGGATTTGATTAATTTAAACCCAGTATCTAATTTTCTAAAACACATAGAAGActtttcttttgggaaagaaaCTGTTACCAACTTTTGCACATAATACCTTAGCAGTATCAAATTGGTGGAAAACAACGATCAGGTTAAATTGTATGTATTAGAGTTGTGTATTGTTTATTGATATGAGAACTGGAGAATGGATTTctgtaaaaaagcaaaatgtaccTTATTTTTATACAAGTCAATTGCAGACACTTATATTTAAGTATAGTTATTTGTTTAAACGATGGTGGATACTTTCTTACACTGGTTTTAGTCTGCATGTGTTAAAAGatttttacaagaaataaaatacaaagctttttttttttttactgcctgttGGATGTCAAATATATGGAAACtaaacttaattttcttaattGTGTCACTTTGACCATTGCACATGAATGGGACATTTGGGATATCGATGTGCTTCTATTGCAGATGAAGACTCGGAAAGCTTTAGAAGTTGTCCTTCCTAGGGGAGGCAGCTGGGAAGCCAGGTCCACTGCTGACATGTGTGCAACAGTTGGATAAATGAGCAGGGACTTCTCTGAAGTGGAGTGGGATGGGCAGCTGGTGGGGGAAGCTGTGGAAGAGCTGTGCTTTGCGAGCCAGGGCTGGGCTACTGGTGTCCCAGCTTCCCTGTCAGCTGCCCCTGGGCAGGTGGAGACTTCTTCCCTGCCCATCTGTTGCAGCTGCCAGTGAGTTGCTGTCATCTGCTGTCCTCCTTTAGCCTGGTTGTGCCAGAAGTACAAAGCAGGACAGATAAGGACGTGCCTAGAGGGATGAAGTTTCAggatttttatttcccttctttcattACTGGTGGCAGGATGAtggcagcagaaggaaggatCCTATGGCAAGTGTGATGATTACACAGCTGAGCTCCCTGGGGCaaagctgcctgctgtgctgctgcacttGGTTGAAGGGTCACACTGACTAAGCTTGGGGAAACTCTGGCTTAAACAGGCCAGgtgtgctgcagcatgaaatgCAGAGCAGTTTGCTGCTGGCAGCTCACCCCTGTGCTGGTGTGGTTTCTTAGCGTCCAGCTGCTGGAATCGTACCCAGTGCCACTGTACAACCCAAAGCTGTAACCTGGCCTGGGGCAGCTGTGCGGGGAGTTGTGGGTAAAGGAGAGATGAAATGGGTGAGGAGAAGCTGGGTTTGATTCTCTCAGTTGCTGCTCAGGTAGTAACAAAAGCTGAAGCCTGAAGGTGGTTGCTGTCCTTGGCAAGCTTTAGCTGCTAACCTGGAGTCCCTAGCAGTCCCTTTGGGTATGAAGACTGCTAATGCAGCATAAAAAGACCTTTGCTCTCTCAAAAGGCAGCTCACAATTTAACTGCTCTGGCTGAGGGTGACCTGGCTGGGTATGTTCACCTGCAGCATGGTAGAGGGCAAAGCCTGGGGCCAAACAAGACTGAAATGGGTCTGGTATCCTGTGCTGCTGTAGGAGCGAGTGCCAGTCTGTTTGGGCACACATTCTGCAGAcctcaaagggaaagaaaaaaacctgcggTTGAGCAAAAGCTTCACTGGAACTGGTATGTTCTCGTAAGCAGGTACCCAGCATCCTGCCAGGCCTGATTTGCATCTGTTCTCTAGAAATAcaaaaaaggaatatatttttttgaaaagtaggAAAAGATAAATGTCTTCCTCTGTTTCTTGGTTAcctctgtgggttttgtttttttatctGCAGTAATTACTGCAGTAACTGTATTTCATGTGTTTGTTGCTTTCAAGAAGAATTATCTGTTGCTATGGAAATTAAGGTACCTTGTTTCCCTAGATAAAAGTATTTAGATAGTCTAGGGCAGTGATATAAACCCAATTTTGAAGTAGCACAATTGGCTCAAGCTCTGTTGAATGTCAGAGTTTGTGTATCGGAGTGAAACACGAAGAGGGCTCAGCCCTTATATTTGTGTTTATGTGTAAGCACTAATTACCCTTCTGTGCTTCCAGTGCCCCTTGCTCCAGAGCTGAAGAGCAGAAGTTAACTTCCATGTAAAGCTGGAACATCTGGTGATGCTGAACGTCTAGACACCATCTGCTGCAGATTGCTTATGCAGTGAGCTTGCAGTCAGCTAGCAAGAAGTTCAGCGTTTATtcttccatgggaaaaaaagatgtcttcAGCCAGCTTTATGAATGGTGGTCTTAAGCATGCAACGTCTTTGCCAAAGACAGGCCATAAAATTAATGGTTTTGGTTACcgaaacaaaagcagcagatcCTTCTTGAAGCTCAAGGATGTCAGGTCAGCGCTGGAAAGCAGAGAAGATGTGCTGGGGCTCTGAGCAGCAAGAAGCACGCAGCGGGGAGTGAGTTGTTTGTTTCACTGGCTGGGTCCCCTCAGGCAGTGCTGCATGTTCGTGGAGAGCAG
The Harpia harpyja isolate bHarHar1 chromosome 12, bHarHar1 primary haplotype, whole genome shotgun sequence genome window above contains:
- the CCNL1 gene encoding cyclin-L1 isoform X1 gives rise to the protein MASSATHPAPPAAAAAAAAAAASVSSSSSATVAAPPAPAAPGILIGDRLYSEVSLTIDHSLIPEERLSPTPSMQDGLDLQCETDLRILGCELIQAAGILLRLPQVAMATGQVLFHRFFYSKSFVKHSFEIVAMACINLASKIEEAPRRIRDVINVFHHLRQLRAKRTPSPLILDQNYINTKNQVIKAERRVLKELGFCVHVKHPHKIIVMYLQVLECERNQTLVQTAWNYMNDSLRTNVFVRFQPETIACACIYLAARALQIPLPTRPHWFLLFGTTEEEIQEICLTTLKLYTRKKPNYEFLDKEVEKRKMALQEAKLKAKGLNPDGTPALSTLGGFSPASKPSSPREVKTEEKTPVSLNTKTIKKEPEERQQASKSPYNGMRKESKRSRSSRSASRSRSRTKSRSRSHTPRRHYNNRRSLSGTYSSRSRSRSRSHSGSPRRHHNHGSPHLKTKHSREELKSANRHGHKRKKSRSRSQSKSRDHSDAAKKHRHERGHHRDRRERSRSFERSHKGKHHGSGRSGHSRHRR